The stretch of DNA CGGGCGTTCTACACGACCAGTTCGTGCGGCCTGTGCGGCAAGGCGAGCATCGACGCGGTGCGGACGACCTCGCAGCACGCCGTGCACCACGACGACCTCGTGCTCGACCCGGCACTGCTCGCGACGTTCCCCGATCGCCTGCGCGAGGCCCAGGACGTGTTCGAGAAGACCGGCGGGCTGCACGCGGCGGCGCTGTTCGACGGCACGACCGGAGAGATGCTCGTGCTCCGCGAGGACGTGGGCCGGCACAACGCCGTCGACAAGGTCGTCGGGTGGGCCGTGAAGGAGGGGCGCCTGCCCCTGAGCGGCACCGTCCTCATGGTCTCCGGTCGGGCGAGCTTCGAGCTGACCCAGAAGGCGTCGATGGCGGGCATCCCGGTGCTCGCCGCCGTGTCCGCCCCGTCCTCACTCGCCGTCGACCTGGCGAAGGAGGTCGGCATCACCATCGTCGGCTTCCTGCGCGGCCAGAGCATGGTCGTCTACAGCCGCCCCGAACGCATCACCGAACCAGCACCCGCCCCTCGAGAGACCGTGAGCGCACCGTGACCGAACAGCCCCCGAAGGACGACGTGACCGACGCCGAGATGACCGTCGGCGAACCGAAGGACTGGGCCGCCGGCGTCCCCGGGGTCCTGCACTCGATGGGTCCCGCGCTCGAACAGCTCGGCGCCGCCCGCACCGCCAAGCTCATGCTGTCGCTCAACCAGAAGGGCGGCTTCGACTGCATGAGCTGCGCCTGGCCGGACCCGGACAAGCGGAAGACCGCCGAGTTCTGCGAGAACGGCGGCAAGGCGGTCGTGTGGGAGGCGACGCCCGTCCTGGTGCCCCGCACCTTCTGGTCCGAGCACTCGATCCACGACCTGGCGGACAAGACCGAGTACTGGCTCGGGCAGCAGGGACGCCTGACCGAACCCGTGTGGAAGCCCGCGGGCAAGGACCACTACGAGCCGGTCAGCTGGGAGCGGGCCTTCCGGATCATCGCCGACAAGCTCAACGGGCTCGACTCCCCCGACCAGGCGTCGTTCTACACCTCCGGGCGCACCTCGAACGAGGCCGCCTTCGTGTACCAGCTGTTCGTCCGGGCGTTCGGCACGAACAACCTGCCCGACTGCTCGAACATGTGCCACGAGTCGACGAGCCTGGCGATGGCCGAGGTCGTCGGCATCGGCAAGTCGACCATCGCCTACGACGACTTCGAGCACACCGAGCTCATCATCGTCATGGGGCAGAACCCCGGAACGAACCACCCGCGCATGCTCACCGCGCTCGAGGACGCCAAGAAGAACGGCGCCGAGATCGTCGCGGTGAACCCGCTGCCCGAGGCCGGCCTCCGCCGCTACAAGAACCCGCAGCGCGTCCGCGGCGTCATCGGGCACGGCACCCAGATCGCCGACCAGTTCCTGCAGATCCGGCTCGGCGGCGACATGGCGCTGCTGCAGGCGCTCGCGAAGCGCGTCGTGCTCGCCGAGCAGAAGACACCCGGAGTGGTGGACCACGCGTTCATCGAGGCGCACACGAGCGGGTACGAGGCGTTCGTCGAGCACATCCTGCAGGTCGACGACGACGAGGTCGTCCGCGCCACCGGGCTCACCATCGAGGAGATCGACGAGCTCGCCGAGCGCTACCTGCACTCCGAGCGGACGATCATCACCTGGGCGATGGGCATCACCCAGCACACGAAGGCCGTCGACACGATCAAGGAGATCATCAACCTCCTGCTG from Curtobacterium sp. SGAir0471 encodes:
- a CDS encoding FdhF/YdeP family oxidoreductase — translated: MTVGEPKDWAAGVPGVLHSMGPALEQLGAARTAKLMLSLNQKGGFDCMSCAWPDPDKRKTAEFCENGGKAVVWEATPVLVPRTFWSEHSIHDLADKTEYWLGQQGRLTEPVWKPAGKDHYEPVSWERAFRIIADKLNGLDSPDQASFYTSGRTSNEAAFVYQLFVRAFGTNNLPDCSNMCHESTSLAMAEVVGIGKSTIAYDDFEHTELIIVMGQNPGTNHPRMLTALEDAKKNGAEIVAVNPLPEAGLRRYKNPQRVRGVIGHGTQIADQFLQIRLGGDMALLQALAKRVVLAEQKTPGVVDHAFIEAHTSGYEAFVEHILQVDDDEVVRATGLTIEEIDELAERYLHSERTIITWAMGITQHTKAVDTIKEIINLLLLRGNIGRPGAGASPIRGHSNVQGDRTMGIWEQMPDSFLDALAEEFHFEPPREHGVDALKGIEAMQRGDIKFWMGMGGNLVAAISDSQLAEAAFRGTEMTVQVSTKLNRSHAVVGEEALILPTMGRTEIDVQAAGPQFVSVEDTVCSVHGSHGQVPPVAPGLLSEVAIVCELAKATLGDRVPVDWQAMRDDYDVIRDHISHVVPGFDDYSRRAGSKEGFVLPNGPRDSRTFATETGKAMITVNELEHVDRPEGTLLLQTLRSHDQYNTTIYSLNDRYRGIKKGRHVVFVNPDDLVELGLADGDTVDIETVWHDDVERVLRDYRVVAYPSARGCAAAYFPEANVLVPLDSAAKGSNTPVSKAVPVRLTRVAVPAGV
- the fdhD gene encoding formate dehydrogenase accessory sulfurtransferase FdhD is translated as MSRITARKRVTRITVATSRSVRDDLLAVEEPLEIRVGGNSLAITMRTPGNDVDLAAGFLVSEGVIARGDDFAAARYCAGATDEGLNTYNVLDVTLALGVPAPDPSLERAFYTTSSCGLCGKASIDAVRTTSQHAVHHDDLVLDPALLATFPDRLREAQDVFEKTGGLHAAALFDGTTGEMLVLREDVGRHNAVDKVVGWAVKEGRLPLSGTVLMVSGRASFELTQKASMAGIPVLAAVSAPSSLAVDLAKEVGITIVGFLRGQSMVVYSRPERITEPAPAPRETVSAP